ACCCGGGCCCCGCCGGGCAGGTCGATGCCGCCGAGGTCGCGGAGGTTGGCGACGGTGGCGGAGTCCACGAGGTGCGAGTGCTGCATGACGGCCTCCCTGCCGACGGACCCGGGAAAACGGGCGGACCTTGCCAGCACGCTAGGCGCGTCCCGGGCGGGTCGCCCCCGGAGTACCCCCGGCCGGGCGGACGGCCGCGGCGGTCGGCGGAGCGCACGGGGAGCGGCCGAGGGGGCGTGCGCTCCCGCGCCGCGCCGCGCCGCGCGCGCCCCTTGATTGACGCGGCGTCAGCGGGCAGGGTGGGCACCGCCCGGCCCCGTCGGGGCGGGGCGGTGCCTGGTGCGACGAAGGGACGGAATCCCCGGATGGCAGCGAAGATCCTGATCATCACCGGCGACGCGGCGGAGTCACTGGAGGTGTTCTACCCGTACCAGCGGCTGCTGGAGGAGGGCTACCAGGTCGACATCGCCGCGCCGACCAAGAAGACCCTGCAGTTCGTGGTGCACGACTTCGTCCCGGGCTACGACACGTACACCGAGAAGGCCGGCTACTCCTGGCCCGCCGACCTGGCGTTCGCGGACGTCGACCCGGCGCAGTACGCGGCGCTGGTGCTGCCCGGCGGCCGGGCGCCCGAGTACCTGCGCAACGACCCGGAGGTGCAGCGGATCGTCGCCGCGTTCGTCGAGGACGACAAGCCGCTCGCGCAGATCTGCCACGGCCCGCTGATCACCCTGCGGACGGGCTCGCTGGCCGGGCGCCGCACCGCCGCGTACCCGGCGCTGGAGCCGGACGTGGCGGCGGGCGGGGCGGACTTCGTGGACGGCGACGCGGTGGTGGACGGCGTCGTGGTCTCCGCCCGGGCCTGGCCGGACCACCCGTCCTGGATGCGGGCGTTCGTCAAGCTGCTGCGCGAGAAGGCCCCGGTCGAGTAACCGGCCGCGCGGGGTGTCGGCTTGCCCGCCCGGCCCCGGGCGGGCGAGCGTGTACCCCATGGCAGCACACCTCGGAGGCCCGGCCCTGCTCGCGCTGCACGCCCGGGCGCTGGAGCACTTCGGCGACCTGGTCCGCGCCGTCCCCGCCGACGGCTGGCGGGCGCCCACCCCGTGCGCGGACTGGACGGTGCGGCAGCTGGTCGGCCACCTGGCCTCCGAGCAGCTCTGGGTGCCCGAACTGCTCGCCGGGGCCACCGTCGCCGAGGTCGGCGACCGCTTCGACGGCGACGTGCTCGGCGACGACCCGGCCGCCGCCTGGACGGCCGCCGCCGACGCGGCCCGGGCCGCGTTCGCCGGGCCGGGCGCCCTGGAGCGCACCGTGCAGCTGTCGTACGGCGCGCGGCGGGCCGACGGCTACGCCCGGGAGATGACGGTCGACGCGATCGTGCACGCCTGGGACCTCGCCCGGGGGATCGGCGCCGACGCCACGATCGATCCGGCCGCCGCCGAGTTCGCGCTCGCCGAACTCACCCCGCAGGCCGGGGCGTTGGCCTCCTCCGGGCTGTTCGCCGAGCCGGTCCCCGTCCCGGCGGACGCGGACGCCGCGACCCGGCTGCTGGGCCTGGTCGGCCGCGACCCCGCCCGCCCGCCGGGGCGCTAGCGGGCCCGTCAGGGGCGGGCCCGGACCCCGTCCAGGGCGATGGCCAGGACGTGGTCGCGCCGGCCCTCGTCGGGGAAGGCCACCGAGGTGATGCCGGAGACCATCCGCAGCAGGTCCTCGATGCTCATGTCGGGGCGGGCCTCCCCGGCCCGCTGGGCGCGCTCCAGCAGGGGGGTGCCGCCGGAGTACATCGACTGCAGGCAGGCCTGGAATATGTCCGACTCCTCGCCGGCCAGCGCCTCGCGGATCGCCCGCTTGGTCGTCGCGTAGTCGACGAACCGGCGCAGCCAGGCGTTCAGCGCCTCCCACGGCGGCAGGTCGGCGACCTGCTCGGCGACCCGGCCGAGGTCGTCGACCTCGGCGGCGTACACCGCCTCGAACAGGTGCCGGCGGGTAGGGAAGTTGCGGTAGAGGGTGCCGATGCCGACGCCCGCCCGCCGGGCGATGTCCTCCAGGGAGGCTTCGGCGCCGTGCTCGGCGAAGGCCGCGCGGGCGGCGGCGAGCAGCGCGTCGAAGTTGCGGGCGGCGTCCGCGCGGCGCGGGCGCTGGGCGGCGAGGAACTCGCTCACGACGATCTGATCCGGCACGGGGACCTCGTTCTCGACGCATCCGGACGGGCGGGCGGGGTGGGGGCGCGGCCGGCCGGGGTGCTGTTCGGCGGTGCTTGTTCGGGTGCTGTTCGGGGAGCCGACGGGTTCGATCCGGAAACCGGATTGAACC
The window above is part of the Kitasatospora sp. NA04385 genome. Proteins encoded here:
- a CDS encoding DJ-1/PfpI family protein; the protein is MAAKILIITGDAAESLEVFYPYQRLLEEGYQVDIAAPTKKTLQFVVHDFVPGYDTYTEKAGYSWPADLAFADVDPAQYAALVLPGGRAPEYLRNDPEVQRIVAAFVEDDKPLAQICHGPLITLRTGSLAGRRTAAYPALEPDVAAGGADFVDGDAVVDGVVVSARAWPDHPSWMRAFVKLLREKAPVE
- a CDS encoding TIGR03086 family metal-binding protein, with the protein product MAAHLGGPALLALHARALEHFGDLVRAVPADGWRAPTPCADWTVRQLVGHLASEQLWVPELLAGATVAEVGDRFDGDVLGDDPAAAWTAAADAARAAFAGPGALERTVQLSYGARRADGYAREMTVDAIVHAWDLARGIGADATIDPAAAEFALAELTPQAGALASSGLFAEPVPVPADADAATRLLGLVGRDPARPPGR
- a CDS encoding TetR/AcrR family transcriptional regulator, giving the protein MPDQIVVSEFLAAQRPRRADAARNFDALLAAARAAFAEHGAEASLEDIARRAGVGIGTLYRNFPTRRHLFEAVYAAEVDDLGRVAEQVADLPPWEALNAWLRRFVDYATTKRAIREALAGEESDIFQACLQSMYSGGTPLLERAQRAGEARPDMSIEDLLRMVSGITSVAFPDEGRRDHVLAIALDGVRARP